A region of Ictalurus furcatus strain D&B chromosome 1, Billie_1.0, whole genome shotgun sequence DNA encodes the following proteins:
- the pou3f1 gene encoding POU domain, class 3, transcription factor 1: protein MATTAQYIPRNNSLPSNPLMHPDSDRMHQGTTYREVQKMMHHEYLQGLAASNAGHPMSLTHHQWLPTSGADWSSGTHLGQQPEHKASVPASREELTTGYHRSHLVHQAAQNGHHGSWAPSSTTHHLSPLSPASGGHQSLVYSQTGYAMLSPQPSLHHGMREPLHDDAGGHEHQLESPQQPFGHHQDHSDEDAPSSDDLEQFAKQFKQRRIKLGFTQADVGLALGTLYGNVFSQTTICRFEALQLSFKNMCKLKPLLNKWLEETDSNTGSPTNLDKIAAQGRKRKKRTSIEVGVKGALENHFLKCPKPSAHEISTLAGTLQLEKEVVRVWFCNRRQKEKRMTPVGVAHPSMEDVYSQAETPPLHHTLQSPVQ, encoded by the coding sequence ATGGCGACGACAGCTCAGTATATCCCGCGGAATAACTCGTTGCCTTCCAACCCTCTCATGCACCCGGATTCGGACCGGATGCACCAGGGCACGACCTATCGAGAAGTGCAGAAAATGATGCACCACGAGTATCTTCAAGGGCTCGCGGCGTCCAACGCGGGCCACCCGATGAGCCTGACGCACCACCAGTGGCTGCCCACATCCGGCGCAGACTGGAGCAGCGGGACGCACCTCGGCCAGCAGCCTGAGCACAAGGCCAGCGTGCCTGCGAGCCGCGAAGAGCTGACCACTGGTTACCACAGGTCGCATTTGGTGCACCAGGCTGCACAGAACGGCCACCATGGCTCGTGGGCGCCGAGCAGCACAACGCATCACCTGTCTCCGCTGTCGCCCGCTTCCGGGGGCCACCAGTCACTGGTCTATTCTCAGACGGGCTATGCTATGCTGAGCCCGCAACCATCGCTGCATCACGGCATGCGCGAGCCGCTGCACGACGATGCCGGCGGTCATGAACATCAGCTCGAGTCGCCGCAGCAACCGTTTGGGCACCACCAGGACCACTCAGACGAGGACGCGCCCAGCTCCGACGACCTTGAGCAGTTCGCCAAGCAGTTTAAGCAGCGGCGCATCAAACTTGGCTTCACGCAAGCGGACGTGGGGCTTGCGCTCGGCACGCTCTACGGCAACGTGTTCTCTCAGACCACTATCTGCAGGTTCGAGGCACTACAACTCAGTTTCAAGAACATGTGCAAACTTAAGCCGCTTCTCAACAAATGGCTAGAGGAGACAGACTCGAACACAGGCAGCCCGACTAACTTGGACAAGATCGCGGCACAGGGCCGCAAGCGCAAGAAGAGGACCTCGATCGAGGTCGGGGTGAAAGGGGCGCTGGAGAACCACTTTCTGAAGTGCCCCAAGCCCTCGGCGCACGAGATCAGCACGTTGGCCGGCACGCTGCAGCTGGAGAAAGAGGTCGTGCGCGTGTGGTTTTGCAacaggagacagaaagagaaaaggatgaCCCCTGTGGGGGTCGCGCATCCGAGCATGGAGGACGTTTACTCACAGGCGGAGACCCCTCCACTTCACCACACGCTACAAAGTCCCGTCCAGTGA